TTTCATTATCTTGTATTCAAAGgtgaatttatttccatttttatatttggcaatcaaattaagatttttttcagtcATATTTTATAAATCACTCATTACCATCAATTTCTAGAAACACCCCACTAATGTAAATACGCCATGTCATTCACATAAACACGCTTTTTGAAGTCATTCCTGTTAAGGgtcaactttgatttttttcacagtTCAAAGCAGTTGAAAGCTATGGGTAGAAAGAATAACACACATGTGCCTGACTTCATCCTTATGGGGCTGACAGATTCTGAAGAGATCCAGCTGGTCCTTTTCATGCTGTTTCTCCTGATATACCTGGTTACTGTGCTGGGAAATGCGGGGATGATATTGATCACCCACCTGGATCTCCAGCTTCACACCCCCATGTATTTTTTCCTCCGTCACCTGTCATTTCTTGACCTCAGTTACTCAACTGTCATCACACCTAAAACCTTACAGAACTTACTGACTTCCACCAAGTATATTTCATACACGAGCTGCTTCACCCAGATGtccttttttgtcttcttggGCGCCACtgaatgtttccttctctcctcaaTGGCCTATGATCGCTATGTCGCTATCTGCAATCCTCTGTACTACCCAGTGGTTATGTCCGCAAGATTCTGCTCTCACCTCATCTTTGGGTCCTATGTGATTGGCTTTGTGGACTCCTTTGTCAATGGGCTTTGCATGAGCAGGTTGCATTTCTGCGACTCCAATGTAATCCATCACTTTTTCTGTGACACAACCCCAGTTTTAGCCTTGTCTTGCACTGACACACATGGCattgaaatcatgatatttattGTCGCTGGCTCCACTCTAATGGTGTCTCTTATCACAATATCTGTGTCCTATGTGTCCATTCTGTCTACTATCCTGAAAATTACTTCcacttcaggaaagaaaaaagccttCTCTACTTGTGCCTCTCATCTCCTGGGAGTCGCCATCTTTTATGGCACTatgatttttacttatttaaagccAAGTAAGTCTTATTCCTTGGGAAAGGATCAAGTGGCTTCTGTTTTTTATACTATTGTGATCCCCATGCTGAATCCACTCATTTATAGTCTCAggaacaaagaagtgaaaaatgctCTCCTTAGAGTCATGCGGAAGGGCGAGGGCTCTGGGCAGTTGAAATAGGTGATGCTCAACTTTTCAGTTCATTGCTCTTCTTCTTCCATATAGTgtatttcttttgtctctttccaaaaactcctttaatttgtttgtatttccatTGAACCATTCTTTACTTGACCAAATATGATCTCGGACATTTCCAGGAAGATGTCTTTAGAAATTCCATGTTGTAattgaaaactatgaaatatgttttaaatctaTGGTCTaactgcatgtttttttttttcagtgttgaatgtttttatttatttttatttattgtcagtTAAcaaacatacagtgtagtcttggcttcaggagtagattcccaggattcatcacttatatacaacacctagtgcttatcagaacaagtgcccttctcaatgcccatcatccatttttcccacccccactgccatcaatactcagtttattctctgtatttaaaagtctcttaaggtttgtctctctctctgtttgtatattatttttccttccctttccttgtggtcttctgttaagtttctcaagttccacatatgaatcatatcttatggtatctgtctttctttgattgacttatttcacttggcataataacttccagttccatccacgttgttgcaaatggcaagattttattctttttcatcaccaagtagcattccattgtgtatatataccacatcttctttatccattcatcagttgatggacatgtggacttcttccataatttggctattgtagatagtgcttctataaacattacGGTAAATGCATGTGTTTTAAGGGCAACTGATGTGCAAAATGAGACAATATAGTTGTCATCTTTTAAACTCTATCAAACAAATTCCCATGAATAGAGTTCTTCAGagaattttattatggaaaagaaCTCCATTTTGGGCACGATACCAGTTTCagaaatcattttgtttattatatagagaaaaaattagCAGAGTGATTATGAGAACTTGCTGTGAAACCAAACATTCAAGTATTTGGATTCTACGCTACCCTTTTAGCTGTATAACCCTCAATGGATCACTGAAaatctaagcctcagttttctcaactgtacaAGATAAATAATAATTCCAGGGCTATCTAGTTAATTATAAAGATTAGATCAGATAATAGATGTGAAGCATTCAAGGCAGTCCTAATAAATGTGGGCCATTATCATTAGAAGGCTTACATTCCTGCAATATTTTCAATGCACAATggctttttcttaaagaatattcACTCGtgttttataaattactttttgaCAATTTAACTGACAAACAACTAAGGAAAAGCTCAGCACTTCACAGTTTTGGATTTAAAATGGTTTATGTTAACATTGGAGAATGCTTGGAAAccacagaaaagaggaaggaaatagaaatgcCTTAACAGTCTTTAacagttttgtgtgtgttctgGGTCTATAGTTATGTACGCATGTGCGTATATTACGTACATAAGcaaaatttctgtcattttccatgtgtttttctACACTTTCTGTATACACTTGAAAGTTTAACTTTTGATAATTCCTTTGTCACTGAAATCTGAGATGAACGTGTTCtgaatatttgggaaaaaattaagagtctcatgttgCAGTGATTTGGATCGGAAATGTAAATGTATCAACTTAAAAATCTGTATGCAGTGACATCTCTTTGGTGGCTACctgctaaacatttaaaaaccttaCCTTTCTGTGACATTTAATAAGCTTCAGTAGACAGCTGCTTTGTTGAAGCTTTGTGTGTTTTCTCAAAACTCATTGcttttctcctaatttttatagatttgctatggtcactaaaaataaatgttgaattaagtGTTCgactcatttgttttaattttttaacagagACAAGCTGTAAAGCCAAGAAATGACAATGAATTCAGAATTTGTGGCAGCCCGTAAACTGTAGTCATACTGctgaaatttcctttatttttacattttctctctccataaTCTGAATTACAATTTTAGTTTTCTCTGCTATGTAAATGTTAAGAATGTATTTTTCCACTTTCCAagtatctgtttcttttgtttaaactTTTGTAACTAGATAGTTTTCATTCAAGcaataattttataacattttcattttttgaaatgtatCACATTTTTTGTATAACTatagttcattatttttcctaCATGCTTTATTAAGTGTTCAAAATAAAGTGCAAAAGTGTAAACTTTCTTTTAGAAGTtaaaagtttaaacatttttcacTAATTCAGagcgcccggtggctcagtcagttgaacgtctgacttcagctcaggtcatgatcttacagcttgtgagttccagtcccgtgtCCCTCTTGTTAACaaccggagcctgcttcagattctgtgtctccctctctctctgcccctcccctgctcgtgctccatctctctctcaaaaataaacattaaaaaaattttaaaaaattgttttcactaATTCAAAAGTACCGAAAAACCTATTCAAACCTTCTAAATATGCGTTATTTTCCTccccttaatttattttacaagttTCCTGCTCATATATCatgccatttaaaattattatgactTAGTTTTTGCTTTGATATCCATGTGGTCTAGACTCTTTCTTTAGAGCTATTGTTACCTGTTTTTGTTTGCAATTGGTAACGAGTGTATGATAAACACTTGTTAATAACAAGTGTAtgataaataccatattattgttgaataatataCTTTTTGGCTGCTCTCTCATCTTTTACATGCACTATGtcatttaatacattttcatttttctgatcttttttatAAACTATCTTTTCACCTTGTTTTCATTTAGGTCTACTTCTGTGATCAGGAAATGCACTCTGCTGGCTTGAATTGGCAAAGATGGCCAATAGATTCTGTGATTGTGTAGACAGCACTTAGGTTGAACACAtgctaattaaattaaattaaatttataattaaaataggactactgtaattttttataatataatttggaAAGCATTATGTATTACATACATGTAACTATAATCTATGCACAATATGAAAGATTTAGACTGTTTGTGCTTGCCCTATAAAATTCCCTGTTACGTAAGTGCAtatcatattttatgtaaaatgtggTCTAGACATAATTTAAgacatattatttttgcttatggTGCCATGCCAAAATGCTATTTAATACAAATAGGTTAAAGAAATAAGAGTAGAATAGAGTATGTTAAAAATAT
This genomic stretch from Lynx canadensis isolate LIC74 chromosome D1, mLynCan4.pri.v2, whole genome shotgun sequence harbors:
- the LOC115526389 gene encoding olfactory receptor 8H1-like translates to MGRKNNTHVPDFILMGLTDSEEIQLVLFMLFLLIYLVTVLGNAGMILITHLDLQLHTPMYFFLRHLSFLDLSYSTVITPKTLQNLLTSTKYISYTSCFTQMSFFVFLGATECFLLSSMAYDRYVAICNPLYYPVVMSARFCSHLIFGSYVIGFVDSFVNGLCMSRLHFCDSNVIHHFFCDTTPVLALSCTDTHGIEIMIFIVAGSTLMVSLITISVSYVSILSTILKITSTSGKKKAFSTCASHLLGVAIFYGTMIFTYLKPSKSYSLGKDQVASVFYTIVIPMLNPLIYSLRNKEVKNALLRVMRKGEGSGQLK